In the genome of Quercus robur chromosome 3, dhQueRobu3.1, whole genome shotgun sequence, one region contains:
- the LOC126719383 gene encoding F-box protein At3g07870-like has translation MDIPILVIMEILLRLPAKSLVRVRYVCKTWYNIISDPYFTRMHLARAPTASLVIQTLLSCNPGCYSKFYMLGHAEWDTRGHSSFAPLKKLPQKFYLLGQNMILLTSCNGLLCLSAVRHKKEVTCVCNIATGEYMTLPGAKTKDDRFWQTIRGFGYSPKTNQYKLIAELALDKGFRRPDFNPAPRVEVYTLGADSWRIIGDAPYSFVGPYFGTFLNGALHCLIQPIDTTDSTSTFICSFDIEKEEFQPFPGPPVQDLGPNWEIEHIHLGASGGFLYLCENYPTSSSVDIWVMKEYGNEQSWMKEFVISNTSWKRGPVYFLNYGMGDEIYALRNFNQLCAYNARSKCFREVQVCGIYPEFHAIPYTPSLVSLKDAVAGEKSKGHIKNIQSLPKKKWVKKLYNFLLSAPFKAEALCGMILPPPKVMGIRLPDPLLRQFE, from the exons ATGGACATCCCAATCCTTGTTATCATGGAAATTTTGCTGAGATTACCAGCTAAGAGTCTAGTTCGAGTTAGGTACGTTTGTAAGACCTGGTACAACATTATCTCAGACCCCTATTTCACTAGAATGCACCTTGCTAGAGCACCTACAGCCAGCCTTGTTATCCAGACTCTTCTTTCATGTAATCCTGGTTGCTACAGTAAATTCTATATGCTTGGGCATGCAGAATGGGACACTCGTGGTCACTCATCGTTTGCCCCATTGAAGAAATTGCCTCAAAAGTTTTATCTCCTGGGACAGAACATGATACTACTCACTTCCTGCAATGGATTGCTGTGCTTGAGTGCAGTTCGTCACAAAAAAGAGGTCACATGTGTCTGTAACATAGCTACAGGGGAGTACATGACTCTTCCAGGAGCCAAAACTAAGGATGATCGATTCTGGCAAACAATACGCGGATTTGGTTACAGTCCTAAAACAAATCAATACAAGCTGATTGCAGAGCTTGCACTTGATAAGGGATTTCGTCGTCCCGATTTTAATCCTGCCCCTCGGGTTGAGGTATACACACTTGGTGCAGATAGTTGGAGAATCATTGGAGATGCCCCATATTCATTTGTTGGACCATATTTTGGTACTTTCTTGAATGGTGCTCTTCACTGTTTGATTCAACCAATTGATACTACTGATTCCACTTCCACATTCATTTGTAGTTTTGACATTGAGAAGGAAGAGTTTCAACCATTTCCAGGACCCCCAGTTCAAGACTTGGGTCCAAATTGGGAGATTGAACACATCCATTTGGGTGCTTCAGGAGGTTTTCTCTACTTATGTGAGAACTATCCAACTTCTTCTTCTGTTGATATTTGGGTCATGAAGGAATATGGTAACGAGCAGTCTTGGATGAAAGAGTTTGTCATCTCTAATACTTCCTGGAAAAGAGGACCTGTATATTTTCTCAACTATGGTATGGGGGATGAAATATATGCGTTACGCAATTTTAATCAGCTATGTGCGTACAATGCAAGAAGCAAATGTTTCAGGGAAGTTCAGGTTTGTGGCATTTATCCAGAATTCCATGCAATTCCTTACACTCCTAGCCTTGTTTCACTCAAGGATGCTGTGGCTGGAGAAAAATCAAAG GGGCATATCAAGAACATCCAATCTCTTCCAAAGAAAAAATGGGTGAAGAAATTGTATAACTTCTTATTATCAGCACCCTTCAAAGCTGAGGCACTATGTGGAATGATCCTTCCTCCACCCAAAGTTATGGGAATAAGATTGCCTGATCCTTTACTCAGGCAATTTGAGTGA